In Chitinophaga nivalis, a single genomic region encodes these proteins:
- a CDS encoding rhomboid family intramembrane serine protease, producing the protein MHREEVASGKHREDLNFSFYITIPLRRYNSGSVPLVWLGQKYQHRINNRLSIAETEAEYTSFLQSVDDKWRRYNSHQETYFECLHWSDESEQFKKAITSRFPDAGKHAVILIPRYTAFESRGMNSLPWIIGTIGIGVLLYFMVVLFCRIDDVELRRFKKGLPLQDDMFQWVFQFLHPRGKYPMTAILIHLNLLYFVFMVLGGLNPFGVSASSLLPFGGLYYPLVTTGEYWRIPVSIFVNASLMHLGYNMIGLVSGGLLLERFIGARRLLAVYLITGIIAAICSMLWRKDVVHLGPPGATFGLYGVLAGLLIRKAIPAESRVLIWWALALYVGLNLTIRWVTPNATNAEHLSGLIAGFICGVLPVLPIRNTGKHIFE; encoded by the coding sequence ATGCATAGAGAGGAGGTCGCAAGCGGAAAACATCGTGAGGATCTCAATTTTTCATTTTACATCACAATACCCCTGCGCCGTTATAATAGTGGTTCGGTTCCTTTGGTGTGGCTGGGGCAGAAATATCAGCATCGCATTAATAATCGGTTGAGCATAGCAGAGACAGAAGCGGAATACACCTCTTTTTTGCAGTCGGTAGATGATAAATGGAGAAGGTATAATTCTCATCAGGAAACTTATTTTGAATGCCTGCATTGGAGTGATGAATCGGAGCAGTTCAAAAAGGCGATAACCAGCCGGTTTCCTGATGCAGGAAAGCATGCCGTGATACTAATACCTCGTTATACAGCATTTGAAAGTAGGGGGATGAATTCGTTGCCATGGATAATAGGTACAATCGGTATAGGTGTATTGCTTTACTTTATGGTCGTGCTGTTTTGTAGGATAGATGATGTAGAACTTCGCCGTTTCAAAAAAGGATTACCCCTACAGGATGATATGTTCCAGTGGGTATTTCAGTTCCTGCATCCCCGTGGGAAGTACCCGATGACGGCCATTCTGATTCATCTCAACCTGTTGTATTTTGTTTTTATGGTTTTAGGTGGTTTAAATCCTTTCGGCGTATCGGCTTCTTCGCTGCTCCCATTTGGAGGGCTGTATTATCCTTTGGTGACAACCGGAGAATACTGGCGTATCCCGGTCAGTATTTTTGTGAATGCAAGCCTGATGCACCTTGGTTACAACATGATAGGTCTGGTGTCGGGAGGCTTGCTTCTGGAGCGCTTTATCGGTGCCCGACGATTACTGGCAGTATACCTTATTACCGGCATTATTGCCGCGATATGTAGTATGTTATGGAGAAAGGATGTGGTACACCTGGGTCCCCCCGGTGCTACATTCGGTTTATATGGTGTATTAGCCGGACTATTAATACGAAAAGCAATACCGGCAGAATCGAGAGTGCTAATATGGTGGGCCCTGGCATTGTATGTGGGATTGAACCTGACGATTAGATGGGTTACTCCCAATGCAACCAATGCTGAACATCTCAGCGGCCTGATAGCTGGTTTTATTTGCGGTGTACTGCCGGTGCTCCCCATTCGCAATACGGGTAAGCATATCTTTGAATGA
- a CDS encoding glycosyltransferase family A protein, whose protein sequence is MKYNKISFCTVCMNRAMHLKETLPRNIHDNRDYNNIEFVLLDYGSKDDLYSWAQDNLRAYIDAGILTYFSTKDPQYFHMSHSKNMAFRLATGDIICSVDADNFTGAGFATYVNEMFNKDTAIFLAPPRIGPDKKWWDVQGRLCLRKDDFYYNRGYDEQVTDYGYEDQDLKSRLEQYGRRRTCIHNPAYLQAIRHDDHMRIAEGISVRKTKDLFIAPVDEQVSEVIYLQENNVFERFYVSNDPLQYKAAGVQFDAQPGNNYLLKPRRRYAGTYRTEGNTTWLMKENEKIWMILANQPQGHLLAADKRLFYRVDSCDLRETFLLERAIHLGKKIYMQNRKHAHIINPQGFGAGKVYRNFSAERIILEEVGVS, encoded by the coding sequence ATGAAATATAATAAGATTTCCTTTTGCACTGTTTGTATGAACAGGGCCATGCACCTCAAAGAAACCCTGCCCCGGAATATTCATGATAACCGTGATTATAACAATATTGAATTCGTTTTACTGGATTATGGTTCTAAAGATGATCTATATAGCTGGGCACAGGACAATTTGCGCGCCTACATTGATGCAGGTATACTGACGTATTTTTCCACGAAAGACCCACAGTATTTTCATATGAGCCATTCCAAAAATATGGCTTTCAGGCTGGCTACCGGCGATATCATCTGTAGTGTCGACGCCGATAACTTTACTGGTGCCGGATTTGCGACCTATGTGAATGAGATGTTCAATAAAGACACCGCTATTTTCCTGGCTCCTCCCCGCATCGGCCCCGATAAAAAATGGTGGGATGTACAAGGCCGGCTATGCCTCCGGAAAGACGATTTCTACTACAACAGAGGCTATGATGAACAGGTAACGGACTATGGCTATGAAGACCAGGACCTGAAAAGCCGGCTGGAACAGTATGGCCGGCGCCGAACCTGTATTCATAATCCGGCGTATCTGCAAGCAATCCGGCATGACGATCATATGCGGATTGCGGAAGGTATATCGGTCAGAAAAACAAAAGACCTGTTTATTGCCCCGGTAGATGAACAGGTGTCGGAGGTGATCTATTTGCAGGAAAACAATGTATTTGAACGATTTTATGTCAGCAACGATCCCTTGCAGTACAAAGCAGCAGGCGTACAGTTTGACGCACAGCCAGGAAATAACTACCTGCTGAAACCCCGCAGAAGATATGCAGGCACCTACAGAACAGAAGGCAATACCACCTGGTTGATGAAAGAAAATGAGAAGATATGGATGATACTGGCCAACCAGCCACAGGGGCATCTGCTGGCGGCAGATAAACGTCTCTTTTACCGGGTGGATTCCTGTGATTTACGTGAAACTTTTTTACTGGAACGTGCCATACATCTGGGCAAAAAAATTTACATGCAAAACCGGAAACATGCCCACATCATTAACCCACAGGGTTTTGGCGCCGGAAAGGTATACCGTAATTTTTCTGCCGAGCGTATTATCCTGGAAGAAGTCGGGGTATCATAA
- a CDS encoding peptidase domain-containing ABC transporter, with amino-acid sequence MFSRFKKFAAYHQLEMMDCGPTCLRMIAHHYGKHYSLQTLRVLTRHGKEGVNLLGIAEAAESIGFEVNGTMLSFAELRTEAPLPCIVHWRQQHFVVVYKITARYVYVADPETGRMKYTHADFLKHWSQEKEDGIALLMEPTDAFYQQTGETKSPQGFRMLWGHAVLYKKLILQIILGLGAGTLLQLAFPFLTKSIVDAGIKERDFSLILVILAGQFMLLAGRTSLEFIRRWVLLHISTRINISIISNFLLKLMKLPIPFFDGRMTGDILQRIQDQNRIEQFLTGSVLNILFALLNLVAFTIVLVWYNPAICGLFIGGSALYLLWISVFLRRRRTIDYLKFEISARNQSKLMQLIHGIQEIKLNSCEAQKKEEWGDIQGSLFKANIKSLSLTQQQEAGALFINEGKNLLITAYAATCVINGQLSLGAMLAIQYIIGQLNGPVEQMIHFIQATQDARISMERLQEIHELGDEESDSVHMTKQLPACKDITVSDLTFTYPGAGNEPSLRDISLFIPYGKVTAVIGSSGSGKTTLLKLLLKFYQPEAGGITVGDTPQEYISHAAWRAKCGVVMQDGFIFSDTIAQNICIINSEIDEARLDYAIHIANIRDLIDSLPLGIHTQIGPEGHGISQGQRQRILIARSVYKNPDFIFFDEATNALDATNESIIMHNLATFFKGKTVVIVAHRLSTVKNADNIIVLQKGEIIEQGTHRQLAAAKGAYYTLVKNQLELDD; translated from the coding sequence ATGTTTTCCCGGTTTAAAAAATTCGCTGCTTACCACCAGTTGGAAATGATGGACTGCGGCCCTACCTGTTTGCGGATGATCGCCCATCATTATGGGAAGCATTACAGCTTACAGACGCTCCGGGTACTGACCCGGCACGGAAAAGAAGGGGTCAACCTGCTGGGTATTGCAGAAGCAGCAGAAAGTATTGGTTTTGAAGTAAACGGCACCATGCTGTCTTTTGCCGAACTCCGGACAGAAGCACCCCTGCCTTGCATTGTGCACTGGCGGCAACAGCATTTTGTAGTCGTATACAAGATCACTGCCCGATATGTATATGTAGCCGATCCTGAAACCGGCCGCATGAAATATACCCATGCTGATTTTTTGAAACACTGGTCCCAGGAAAAAGAAGATGGCATTGCCCTGCTGATGGAACCTACCGACGCCTTCTATCAGCAAACCGGAGAAACTAAATCCCCGCAGGGATTCCGGATGTTATGGGGACATGCCGTACTGTATAAGAAACTTATCCTGCAGATCATACTCGGCCTGGGAGCCGGTACCCTGTTACAACTGGCCTTTCCTTTCCTCACCAAAAGTATTGTGGATGCCGGGATCAAGGAACGGGACTTTTCACTGATTCTGGTTATTCTGGCCGGACAATTTATGCTGCTGGCTGGCAGAACCAGCCTGGAGTTTATCCGGCGATGGGTGCTGTTGCATATCAGTACCCGGATCAATATCTCCATCATCAGCAACTTCTTACTAAAGCTGATGAAGCTGCCCATTCCTTTTTTTGATGGCAGAATGACCGGCGACATCCTCCAGCGCATACAGGACCAGAACAGGATTGAGCAATTCCTCACCGGCTCTGTATTGAATATTTTATTTGCGCTCCTCAACCTGGTGGCATTCACCATTGTACTGGTCTGGTATAATCCGGCCATATGTGGATTATTTATTGGGGGCAGTGCCCTTTACCTCTTATGGATCAGTGTATTCCTACGCAGAAGAAGAACGATTGATTACCTGAAATTTGAAATATCTGCCCGTAATCAAAGTAAACTGATGCAGCTGATTCATGGTATACAGGAAATCAAATTAAACAGCTGCGAAGCACAGAAAAAAGAAGAGTGGGGAGACATACAGGGCAGCCTGTTTAAAGCCAATATCAAAAGCCTCTCACTCACCCAACAACAAGAAGCCGGCGCCTTGTTTATCAATGAAGGCAAAAACCTGCTGATTACCGCTTATGCCGCCACCTGTGTCATCAACGGACAATTATCATTGGGTGCCATGCTTGCCATTCAATATATCATAGGCCAGCTGAATGGCCCTGTAGAACAGATGATTCACTTTATTCAGGCCACCCAGGATGCCCGCATCAGTATGGAGCGGCTCCAGGAAATACATGAACTGGGTGACGAGGAAAGCGATAGCGTACATATGACGAAACAGCTGCCTGCCTGTAAGGACATCACTGTTTCCGACCTGACCTTCACCTATCCCGGTGCAGGTAATGAGCCTTCCCTCCGGGATATCAGCCTGTTTATTCCCTATGGTAAAGTAACAGCCGTCATAGGCAGCAGTGGCAGTGGCAAAACCACCCTGTTGAAACTATTGCTTAAATTTTATCAGCCGGAAGCAGGGGGGATCACGGTGGGTGATACGCCGCAGGAATATATCAGCCATGCGGCATGGCGCGCCAAATGTGGAGTAGTGATGCAGGATGGTTTTATTTTTTCAGATACCATCGCGCAGAACATCTGTATTATCAACAGCGAAATAGATGAAGCCCGCCTGGATTATGCCATACATATTGCCAACATCCGCGACCTGATCGACTCGCTGCCATTGGGCATCCACACGCAGATCGGGCCGGAAGGACATGGCATCAGCCAGGGACAACGCCAGCGTATATTGATTGCCCGCAGCGTGTATAAAAATCCGGATTTCATTTTCTTTGATGAAGCGACCAATGCCCTGGATGCTACCAATGAGAGTATCATCATGCATAATCTCGCTACTTTCTTTAAGGGAAAAACAGTGGTCATTGTAGCACACAGGCTTAGCACCGTAAAAAATGCAGATAATATTATTGTGTTGCAGAAAGGTGAGATCATTGAACAAGGTACACACCGGCAGCTGGCTGCAGCCAAAGGCGCTTACTATACATTGGTAAAAAACCAGCTGGAGCTGGACGATTAA
- a CDS encoding vitamin K epoxide reductase family protein: MKKQAKDDLFEDIAWRWLRSNKINVDKKFMATELQTHPDYPSLVSLTDFLEVGGMQYYAIESEWQYVSQFNYPLLAHVKEEHTEYMLQVDTIQDWTRNKDLEKGWTGIVLIPEENTSWHNEENTRQLKQNRSFNLMFAGFLALLLGVVGYIFHDNFTPLNIIWGLLSLAGLAISTATIATELGVQIKVVKEVCNSVSPRGCDAVLKSKYATGLWGITVADAAITYFGVQFGCFLLSNSHPLLFATIQMIALPLTAVALVSVYAQKFILKRWCALCLGIVAILVVQGILAAVSFQAFYPAVEPLTILYFFIAQAICCAFLIPLKKSVKSIREQLSRAMELQRWKRDSSLFIAQWSQQPAADITPWEHELQYGNPEAPIDITVACSPHCGPCTHAHKMLDELYELYKDTVRFKVRFVCSPGETNQITTSVTAILQRATVAQSSDDIPHMLSDWFTMGNVEKWTQKWDTSAKVDVTDQLKRHSAWIDAAGVKGTPTVFINGRQLPKNYQLQDMTQLIPALAETSIALQHS, translated from the coding sequence ATGAAAAAACAAGCAAAAGACGATCTCTTTGAAGATATTGCCTGGCGGTGGCTGCGTAGCAACAAGATTAATGTTGATAAAAAGTTTATGGCCACAGAGTTGCAAACCCACCCCGACTATCCTTCTCTCGTATCCCTGACGGATTTCCTGGAAGTTGGCGGCATGCAATACTATGCCATTGAAAGTGAGTGGCAGTATGTTTCTCAATTTAACTACCCGCTACTGGCGCATGTAAAAGAAGAACATACAGAATACATGCTGCAGGTAGATACCATTCAGGACTGGACCCGGAACAAAGACCTGGAAAAGGGCTGGACCGGTATTGTGCTGATTCCGGAAGAAAATACTTCCTGGCATAATGAAGAAAATACCCGCCAGCTTAAACAAAACCGGTCTTTTAACCTGATGTTCGCCGGTTTCCTCGCATTGTTGCTGGGGGTAGTAGGCTATATTTTTCACGACAACTTCACGCCACTGAATATCATATGGGGACTGTTGTCTCTCGCTGGTCTGGCTATAAGTACCGCCACTATTGCCACCGAACTGGGCGTACAGATCAAAGTGGTAAAAGAAGTCTGTAATTCCGTGAGCCCGCGGGGATGTGATGCCGTACTGAAAAGTAAATATGCAACCGGTTTATGGGGCATTACAGTAGCCGATGCGGCGATTACCTACTTCGGTGTACAGTTTGGCTGTTTCCTTTTATCCAACAGCCATCCGCTGTTATTTGCCACGATACAAATGATTGCCTTGCCACTGACGGCTGTAGCACTGGTGAGCGTATATGCGCAGAAATTCATACTTAAAAGATGGTGTGCCCTGTGTTTGGGTATTGTAGCCATATTGGTGGTACAAGGTATATTGGCAGCTGTGAGCTTCCAGGCCTTTTACCCGGCGGTGGAACCACTCACCATCCTGTATTTTTTCATTGCCCAGGCTATCTGCTGTGCGTTCCTGATACCCCTGAAAAAGTCTGTAAAAAGCATCCGGGAACAACTCAGCCGTGCGATGGAGCTACAACGCTGGAAAAGAGACAGCTCCCTGTTTATTGCCCAGTGGTCGCAACAACCAGCGGCAGACATCACACCGTGGGAACATGAACTGCAATATGGCAACCCTGAAGCACCCATCGACATCACGGTAGCCTGCAGCCCCCATTGCGGCCCGTGTACACATGCACACAAGATGCTCGACGAACTATACGAATTGTATAAAGATACCGTACGCTTTAAGGTTCGTTTTGTTTGCAGTCCGGGTGAAACCAACCAGATCACCACTTCCGTGACCGCCATCCTGCAACGGGCAACAGTGGCGCAATCCAGCGACGACATCCCACATATGCTGTCAGATTGGTTCACCATGGGTAATGTTGAAAAATGGACCCAGAAATGGGATACTTCCGCTAAGGTAGATGTAACAGACCAGCTGAAAAGACATTCCGCCTGGATAGATGCTGCCGGTGTAAAAGGTACGCCTACCGTATTTATCAACGGACGCCAGCTCCCTAAGAATTATCAGCTGCAGGATATGACACAGCTGATACCGGCACTGGCAGAAACGTCCATCGCCCTGCAACATTCCTGA